One window of the Colius striatus isolate bColStr4 chromosome 19, bColStr4.1.hap1, whole genome shotgun sequence genome contains the following:
- the SWI5 gene encoding DNA repair protein SWI5 homolog translates to MEKLPAPACPAAPGRLQLPAWPGATTTPSVSRGSGETTAPGVPGAPSAPVGREAAAVAEGLPPGAGRSPPRHPPLRAPLRRTPGGGRRGGSAGFKSPVSSPSSCQPNRDSEEALLLEIEELKQKDLALDQEIAQLLSEGYSLEELEQHISLLHEYNDIKDAGQMLLGKLAVIRGVTTKQLYPEYDLELSD, encoded by the exons ATGGAGAAACTACCGGCCCCAGCGTGTCCCGCGGCGCCGGGGCGACTACAACTCCCGGCATGGCCCGGGGCGACTACAACTCCCAGCGTGTCCCGCGGCTCCGGGGAGACTACAGCTCCCGGCGTGCCCGGGGCCCCGTCCGCGCCGGTCGGGCGGGAGGCTGCAGCCGTGGCTGAGGGGCTCCCGCCGGGCGCGGGCCGCAGCCCGCCCCGCCACCCGCCGCTGCGAGCTCCGCTGAGGAG GACCCCCGGTGGCGGCCGGCGCGGCGGCTCTGCCGGCTTCAAGTCACCG GTCTCATCTCCAAGTTCCTGCCAACCTAATAGAGACAGTGAAGAAGCCCTGTTGCTTGAAATTGAAGAGCTGAAACAGAAAGACCTTGCTCTGGACCAGGAAATTGCACAATTATTGTCCGA AGGCTACAGCCTGGAGGAGTTGGAACAGCACATCTCCCTGCTCCATGAGTATAATGACATTAAAGATGCTGGACAGATGCTGCTGGGCAAGCTGG cTGTTATCCGAGGGGTTACTACAAAGCAGCTCTACCCTGAATATGACCTGGAGCTTAGTGACTAA
- the TRUB2 gene encoding pseudouridylate synthase TRUB2, mitochondrial isoform X2, with product MAAVPGGLFAVYKPAGVAWGRVREALETRLLRELNAAPGRAPRQHIRFLPAPGGGGATALVPTRVPVLADHPLVRGPRFRRLKIGAGHRLDVKASGVFVLGIGQGNKLLTDLYNCHLTKVYTVGGLFGKATDDFSDTGKLVEKTTFDHITREKLERILAVIQGTNHKALLMYSNIDMKTQEAYELAVKGLIRPMGKSPPLITAIRCLQFALPEFQLEIHCLHETQQYLRKMVHEIGLELKSSAVCTQVRRIRDGVFTLDDALLRTQWNLQSIQKAIKDCKLKVKTEIEKTLGHQDENHLPDMDVEMAHATDS from the exons ATGGCGGCGGTGCCGGGCGGGCTGTTCGCCGTGTACAAGCCGGCGGGGGTGGCGTGGGGCCGCGTCCGTGAGGCGCTGGAGACGCGGCTGCTGCGCG AGCTGAACGCGGCGCCGGGACGAGCCCCGCGGCAGCACATCCGCTTCCTGCCGgccccgggcggcggcggggccacCGCGCTCGTACCCACCAGGGTGCCGGTGCTGGCCGACCACCCCCTCG TCCGAGGCCCGCGGTTCAGGCGGCTGAAGATCGGAGCTGGTCACCGTCTGGACGTGAAGGCCTCGGGAGTCTTTG TACTTGGCATAGGCCAGGGGAACAAGCTGCTCACTGATCTGTACAACTGCCACCTGACCAAG GTTTACACTGTTGGTGGGCTGTTTGGTAAAGCCACTGATGACTTCTCAGACACAGGGAAGCTAGTAGAGAAGACAACATTTG ATCATATCACGAGGGAGAAGCTGGAACGGATTCTTGCTGTCATTCAAGGAACAAATCATAAGGCCCTGCTGAT gtATTCTAACATTGACATGAAAACACAAGAGGCATACGAGCTGGCTGTCAAAGGGTTGATTCGCCCCATGGGAAAAAGTCCTCCATTAATCACAGCAATCCGATGCCTCCAGTTTGCACTTCCAGAGTTCCAGCTAG AAATCCATTGCTTGCATGAGACTCAGCAATACCTCCGAAAAATGGTCCATGAGATTGGGCTGGAGCTGAAATCATCTGCAGTGTGCACACAAGTGCGAAGGATCCGTGACGGTGTCTTCACGCTGGATGATGCTCTCCTGAGAACCCAGTGGAATCTGCAGAGTATACAGAAGGCAATCAAGGACTGTAAGCTCAAAGTGAAAACAGAGATAGAGAAAACACTAGGCCATCAGGATGAAAACCATCTTCCTGACATGGATGTGGAGATGGCCCACGCCACAGACAGCTGA
- the TRUB2 gene encoding pseudouridylate synthase TRUB2, mitochondrial isoform X1 → MAAVPGGLFAVYKPAGVAWGRVREALETRLLRGEGGRQDLVPFPPLLRGLLTAPHPPASLAELNAAPGRAPRQHIRFLPAPGGGGATALVPTRVPVLADHPLVRGPRFRRLKIGAGHRLDVKASGVFVLGIGQGNKLLTDLYNCHLTKVYTVGGLFGKATDDFSDTGKLVEKTTFDHITREKLERILAVIQGTNHKALLMYSNIDMKTQEAYELAVKGLIRPMGKSPPLITAIRCLQFALPEFQLEIHCLHETQQYLRKMVHEIGLELKSSAVCTQVRRIRDGVFTLDDALLRTQWNLQSIQKAIKDCKLKVKTEIEKTLGHQDENHLPDMDVEMAHATDS, encoded by the exons ATGGCGGCGGTGCCGGGCGGGCTGTTCGCCGTGTACAAGCCGGCGGGGGTGGCGTGGGGCCGCGTCCGTGAGGCGCTGGAGACGCGGCTGCTGCGCGGTGAGGGCGGCCGGCAGGATCTcgtccccttccctcccctcctccggGGGCTGCTGACCGCCCCTCACCCCCCCGCTTCTCTTGCAGAGCTGAACGCGGCGCCGGGACGAGCCCCGCGGCAGCACATCCGCTTCCTGCCGgccccgggcggcggcggggccacCGCGCTCGTACCCACCAGGGTGCCGGTGCTGGCCGACCACCCCCTCG TCCGAGGCCCGCGGTTCAGGCGGCTGAAGATCGGAGCTGGTCACCGTCTGGACGTGAAGGCCTCGGGAGTCTTTG TACTTGGCATAGGCCAGGGGAACAAGCTGCTCACTGATCTGTACAACTGCCACCTGACCAAG GTTTACACTGTTGGTGGGCTGTTTGGTAAAGCCACTGATGACTTCTCAGACACAGGGAAGCTAGTAGAGAAGACAACATTTG ATCATATCACGAGGGAGAAGCTGGAACGGATTCTTGCTGTCATTCAAGGAACAAATCATAAGGCCCTGCTGAT gtATTCTAACATTGACATGAAAACACAAGAGGCATACGAGCTGGCTGTCAAAGGGTTGATTCGCCCCATGGGAAAAAGTCCTCCATTAATCACAGCAATCCGATGCCTCCAGTTTGCACTTCCAGAGTTCCAGCTAG AAATCCATTGCTTGCATGAGACTCAGCAATACCTCCGAAAAATGGTCCATGAGATTGGGCTGGAGCTGAAATCATCTGCAGTGTGCACACAAGTGCGAAGGATCCGTGACGGTGTCTTCACGCTGGATGATGCTCTCCTGAGAACCCAGTGGAATCTGCAGAGTATACAGAAGGCAATCAAGGACTGTAAGCTCAAAGTGAAAACAGAGATAGAGAAAACACTAGGCCATCAGGATGAAAACCATCTTCCTGACATGGATGTGGAGATGGCCCACGCCACAGACAGCTGA